One genomic region from Streptomyces sp. NBC_01304 encodes:
- a CDS encoding AAA family ATPase translates to MARLLADRPADKLTIGDMARHLGHSHGAVRNAALTLVRRGEADQGGTGQPEFRANAKTTAAAQTAVISPPGTHSPRAQAATARTTITAAATPRQTGPIRRAGGQLYHPRELADLPDVEALNRLRDADVPVLLYGPPGTGKTSLVEAAFPDLLTVAGDGDTTVGDLVGEYTQADSGGYVFQYGPLVTAMTEGRALLIDDATLISPKVLAALYPAMDGRRQIQVKAHKGETIKAEPGFYVVAGHNPGVHGAVLTEALSSRFSVQIQIGTDYDLALALRIDARVVRVARNLARQVELGELGWAPQLRELLSYQKTEAVLGTNAALANLVGIAPVEDRDTVADAVIKAVGVKKIAPLTLGKQLPASAARQPLGSTGSAHRGRSR, encoded by the coding sequence GTGGCCCGACTGCTGGCCGACCGGCCGGCGGACAAACTCACCATCGGGGATATGGCCAGGCACCTGGGCCACTCCCACGGCGCCGTCCGCAACGCCGCCCTCACCCTGGTGCGACGCGGCGAGGCCGACCAAGGCGGAACCGGACAACCGGAGTTCCGCGCGAACGCGAAAACCACCGCAGCCGCGCAGACCGCTGTGATCAGCCCACCGGGCACCCACTCTCCCCGCGCCCAGGCGGCCACGGCCCGCACGACCATTACCGCAGCAGCCACGCCCAGGCAGACCGGCCCGATCCGCCGCGCGGGGGGCCAGCTCTACCACCCCCGGGAGCTGGCCGATCTGCCCGACGTCGAGGCGTTGAATCGCCTGCGCGACGCCGACGTGCCGGTGCTGCTCTACGGCCCTCCGGGCACCGGCAAGACATCGCTGGTGGAGGCGGCGTTCCCGGACCTGCTCACCGTCGCTGGCGATGGCGACACCACGGTCGGCGACTTGGTCGGCGAGTACACGCAGGCCGACAGCGGAGGTTACGTCTTCCAGTACGGTCCGCTGGTCACCGCGATGACCGAGGGCCGTGCCCTGCTGATCGACGATGCCACCTTGATCTCACCGAAGGTGTTGGCGGCGCTGTATCCCGCGATGGACGGGCGCAGGCAGATCCAGGTCAAGGCCCACAAGGGCGAGACCATCAAGGCCGAGCCGGGCTTCTACGTGGTGGCAGGCCACAATCCCGGCGTCCACGGGGCGGTGTTGACGGAGGCGCTGTCGTCCCGGTTCAGCGTGCAGATCCAGATCGGCACGGACTATGACCTCGCCCTGGCGCTGAGGATCGATGCCCGGGTGGTCCGGGTCGCCCGGAACCTCGCCCGCCAGGTCGAACTCGGCGAGCTGGGCTGGGCCCCCCAATTGCGAGAGCTGCTGAGCTACCAGAAGACCGAGGCCGTCCTCGGCACCAATGCCGCGCTGGCAAACCTGGTCGGCATCGCTCCTGTGGAGGATCGCGACACCGTCGCCGACGCCGTCATCAAGGCTGTCGGCGTCAAGAAGATCGCGCCTCTCACCCTCGGCAAGCAGCTCCCGGCTTCGGCTGCCCGGCAGCCCCTGGGCAGCACCGGCTCCGCGCACCGGGGCCGCTCGCGATGA